A window from Polyodon spathula isolate WHYD16114869_AA chromosome 28, ASM1765450v1, whole genome shotgun sequence encodes these proteins:
- the LOC121301978 gene encoding reprimo-like protein, translated as MNGTFLNHSIWAQGIFTNKSRDLADSIVGCCNGSTPVTTSDGGSLVLVPDERNLFITRVVQIAVLCVLSLTVFFGIFFLGCNLMIKSESMINFLVKDRRPSKDVEAVIIGLY; from the coding sequence ATGAACGGGACATTTTTGAACCACTCAATCTGGGCACAAGGGATCTTCACCAACAAAAGCCGGGACCTAGCAGATTCCATAGTGGGGTGCTGCAATGGCAGCACCCCGGTCACCACAAGCGACGGAGGTTCCCTGGTCCTTGTGCCGGACGAACGGAATCTTTTCATCACCAGAGTGGTGCAGATAGCGGTGCTGTGTGTTCTATCATTAACTGTCTTTTTTGGCATTTTCTTCCTGGGCTGCAACCTGATGATCAAGTCGGAAAGCATGATCAACTTTCTAGTTAAGGACAGGAGACCTTCGAAAGATGTGGAGGCTGTCATCATTGGCCTCTACTAG